From Eriocheir sinensis breed Jianghai 21 chromosome 37, ASM2467909v1, whole genome shotgun sequence, one genomic window encodes:
- the LOC127008126 gene encoding CCAAT/enhancer-binding protein-like translates to MESPQLYDSSDYKKSAAVPLKVKGNLLYPNEEYGDLAELSAPEISLDLHNLIDDSQFNEGFIQGIESLSVDKSAAPRGLGANNMYNPLAYLPQPVHGATQFDRQYHDRGHDRAPPIKEEPQDNHPELAPHEYSSCARVGAAAAAAANYGAATAGYPTSVPAYNMTPTTVPGAESLCRSPLRSPSSGKLMAACKKNVDKGSEEYKRRRERNNIAVRKSREKAKARTRETEERVKKLVMDNERLHKKCALLSKEVEVFHSMFANVHCLPEHVQRELRKQMEAFNQQHQHLVNM, encoded by the exons ATGGAATCTCCGCAGCTCTACGATAGTTCGGACTACAAGAAGAGTGCCGCTGTTCCACTCAAGGTCAAAGGCAACCTGTTGTACCCTAACGAGGAGTACGGCGACTTGGCGGAGCTAAGCGCGCCGGAAATCTCCCTCGACCTACACAACCTCATCGACGACTCACAGTTCAACGAGGGCTTCATCCAAGGCATCGAGAGCCTCAGCGTCGACAAATCTGCCGCCCCGCGGGGCCTCGGCGCCAACAACATGTACAACCCCCTCGCCTACCTGCCCCAGCCCGTCCACGGTGCCACCCAGTTTGACCGACAATACCACGATCGCGGCCACGACCGTGCCCCGCCAATCAAGGAGGAGCCCCAAGACAACCACCCCGAGCTGGCGCCACACGAGTACAGCTCCTGCGCCAGAGTtggggctgcggcggcggcggcggcgaactATGGGGCAGCGACGGCAGGCTACCCGACGAGTGTGCCAGCGTACAACATGACGCCCACGACGGTGCCCGGTGCCGAGTCCCTGTGCAGATCGCCCCTAAGGTCCCCGTCGAGCGGCAAACTGATGGCCGCATGTAAGAAAAACGTCGACAAAGGCAGTGAGGAGTAcaagcgaaggagggagaggaacaacATCGCCGTCAGGAAGAGCAGGGAAAAGGCGAAGGCGAGGACCAGGGAGACCGAGGAGAGAGTTAAG AAGCTGGTGATGGACAACGAACGTCTACATAAGAAGTGTGCGCTGCTGAGCAAGGAGGTGGAGGTCTTCCACTCCATGTTCGCCAACGTCCACTGTCTGCCGGAACACGTGCAACGGGAGCTACGCAAGCAGATGGAGGCGTTCAATCAGCAGCACCAACACCTGGTGAACATGTGA